The Streptomyces sp. NBC_01591 genome window below encodes:
- a CDS encoding carbohydrate ABC transporter permease, whose amino-acid sequence MSSNPLALFRRRARKPAFGRILLYVLMVALAVPFLLPLLWMVSSSLKPISEIFSYPPSLLPSDWRWDNYARITDYQPFGRQYFNSLYIAALVCVGSVVVSAMAGYAFARVRLIGGGTMFVLLLTALLMPSEVIIVPLFRLFSEIGWTDTHWPLIIPAVFGSNSVFGTFVMRQFFLGLPAELEESGRLDGLGRFGLFFRIALPLAGPSLSAVALLSFLHSWNSFLEPLVFLRSPEMFTLPVALTQIVDNFGAPVWNVQLAASTLTVIPVLAVFLVAQRWFIKSIVNSGLKG is encoded by the coding sequence ATGAGCAGTAACCCCTTGGCCCTGTTCCGACGCAGGGCTCGGAAGCCCGCATTCGGGCGGATCCTGCTGTACGTACTGATGGTGGCCCTCGCGGTGCCGTTCCTCCTGCCCCTGCTGTGGATGGTGAGCAGCTCCCTCAAACCGATCTCGGAGATCTTTTCCTATCCGCCCTCGCTGCTCCCGAGCGACTGGCGGTGGGACAACTACGCCCGTATCACCGATTACCAGCCCTTCGGCCGTCAGTACTTCAACAGTCTCTATATCGCGGCGTTGGTGTGTGTCGGCAGCGTCGTGGTCTCGGCCATGGCCGGTTACGCCTTCGCCCGGGTCCGCCTCATCGGCGGCGGCACCATGTTCGTCCTCCTGCTCACCGCATTGCTGATGCCGAGCGAGGTCATCATCGTTCCGCTGTTCCGGCTGTTCTCCGAGATCGGCTGGACCGACACGCACTGGCCGCTGATCATTCCGGCCGTGTTCGGCAGCAACTCGGTCTTCGGCACCTTCGTCATGCGCCAGTTCTTCCTTGGCCTGCCGGCCGAGCTGGAGGAGAGCGGAAGGCTCGACGGTCTGGGGCGTTTCGGGCTGTTCTTCCGGATCGCGCTCCCGCTGGCCGGACCTTCGCTCTCAGCGGTGGCACTGCTCTCCTTCCTGCACAGCTGGAACTCCTTCCTGGAACCGCTGGTGTTCCTGCGCAGCCCGGAGATGTTCACCCTGCCGGTAGCGCTCACCCAGATCGTGGACAACTTTGGAGCCCCGGTCTGGAATGTGCAGCTCGCGGCCAGCACGCTCACGGTCATTCCGGTTCTCGCGGTATTCCTGGTGGCCCAGCGCTGGTTCATCAAGTCAATCGTCAACAGTGGTCTGAAGGGTTAG
- a CDS encoding glycoside hydrolase family 5 protein, with protein sequence MLTVSGDRFVTPSGNPVTLRGTGLGGWMMMENFLNGFPGAEHQARDALRHSMGAEKADRLFDLILDEFFTDADAALIARTGLNCVRIAVNYRHLSDDANPFDIKEDGIRRLTTAIDACARHGIYTIIDLHAAPGFQNQSEHSDNPSHHAWLWRHRHFQDRVVAIWEALADRFRGRPEVAGFNLLNEPGDPTGEVIGPFYRRLVDAVRAIDPDHVIFLDGNRYANDFDAIGSGFDNTVYSAHDYALAGIRDATEYPGVVRGQYVDRSWLEERFLERTEHSRRTGTPVWVGEFGPVYSGDPAVDKHRYAVLRDQLEIYREHGANWSIWTYKDTHLSGLVSLDPDSPWSRLLQPIREKKERLGTEPWSTGEEGIGHALAPLDELMATEYPDFDPQPFGQRWYVRRLVRELLLGEPMLADFAALFATVDDAGIAALAGSFRVDACIPRTPLAELLTEFTRS encoded by the coding sequence ATGCTCACAGTATCCGGTGACCGGTTCGTCACCCCGTCCGGAAATCCAGTGACTCTGCGCGGCACCGGGCTCGGCGGCTGGATGATGATGGAGAACTTCCTCAACGGCTTCCCCGGCGCCGAGCACCAGGCCAGGGACGCGCTGCGGCATTCCATGGGCGCAGAAAAGGCCGACCGGCTGTTCGACCTCATCCTGGACGAGTTCTTCACCGACGCCGATGCAGCGCTGATCGCCCGCACCGGACTCAACTGCGTTCGCATTGCGGTCAATTACCGGCACCTCTCCGACGATGCCAACCCGTTCGACATCAAGGAGGACGGAATACGGCGGCTCACTACCGCCATCGACGCCTGCGCCCGGCACGGCATCTACACCATCATCGACCTGCATGCCGCACCAGGCTTTCAGAACCAGTCCGAGCACAGCGACAATCCGAGCCACCATGCCTGGCTGTGGCGCCACCGCCACTTCCAGGACCGAGTGGTGGCCATCTGGGAGGCGCTTGCGGACCGGTTCCGGGGCCGGCCCGAGGTAGCCGGGTTCAACCTGCTCAACGAGCCCGGCGATCCCACCGGCGAGGTGATCGGTCCGTTCTACCGCCGACTCGTCGACGCCGTACGGGCCATAGACCCGGACCATGTGATCTTCCTCGACGGCAACCGCTACGCCAACGACTTCGATGCCATCGGCAGTGGATTCGACAACACCGTGTACTCCGCCCACGACTACGCCCTCGCCGGAATCCGTGACGCGACCGAGTACCCGGGCGTAGTACGCGGACAGTATGTCGACCGCAGCTGGCTGGAGGAGCGCTTCCTGGAGCGAACCGAGCACTCCCGCAGAACGGGCACACCAGTCTGGGTGGGCGAGTTCGGGCCGGTCTATTCCGGCGACCCCGCAGTCGACAAGCACCGCTACGCCGTACTGCGCGATCAGCTGGAGATCTACCGTGAGCACGGGGCGAACTGGTCCATCTGGACCTACAAGGACACCCATCTGTCCGGGCTGGTGTCCCTCGACCCCGACTCACCCTGGTCCCGGCTGCTGCAGCCGATCAGGGAGAAGAAGGAGCGGCTGGGCACCGAGCCTTGGTCCACCGGCGAGGAGGGCATCGGCCACGCCCTCGCCCCGCTCGATGAGCTGATGGCCACCGAGTACCCCGACTTCGACCCCCAGCCCTTCGGCCAGCGCTGGTACGTGCGCAGGCTCGTCCGTGAACTTCTGCTCGGGGAGCCCATGCTCGCCGACTTCGCCGCCCTCTTCGCCACTGTCGACGACGCCGGCATCGCAGCTCTGGCCGGCTCATTCCGCGTCGACGCCTGTATACCTCGCACGCCGCTGGCGGAACTCCTCACTGAATTCACCCGCAGCTGA
- a CDS encoding TetR/AcrR family transcriptional regulator → MGRPVDQLTPKGAATRREILRAAARVFDAKGYALARMDDVVSETGLTKGAVYFHFKSKAALAHAVVDDQKQGMLAHVRRQLEGLGGPAAQVRGLVPVLVDLVIAEPAGWSVVRLDRELTTESPQERAQVSVLAEWVGLVEELLLAGARAGDLHLPADAHVLATVFVGAFDGLKGVLEATGRATPEELRRAAGALAEVIEATIEAH, encoded by the coding sequence ATGGGAAGGCCAGTGGATCAACTGACACCGAAGGGCGCGGCGACGCGCCGGGAGATTCTGCGCGCCGCCGCCCGTGTCTTCGATGCCAAGGGGTACGCCCTGGCCCGGATGGACGACGTGGTGAGCGAGACCGGCCTCACCAAGGGTGCCGTGTACTTCCACTTCAAGAGCAAGGCCGCCCTGGCCCATGCGGTCGTCGACGATCAGAAGCAGGGGATGCTTGCGCATGTGCGCAGGCAGCTCGAGGGGCTCGGAGGGCCGGCTGCGCAGGTACGCGGACTCGTCCCCGTCCTCGTGGACCTCGTCATCGCCGAACCCGCGGGATGGTCCGTCGTGCGGCTCGACCGCGAGCTCACCACCGAGTCACCGCAGGAACGCGCTCAGGTGTCCGTTCTCGCGGAGTGGGTCGGCCTGGTCGAAGAACTCCTTCTGGCCGGCGCCCGCGCGGGCGACCTGCACCTTCCGGCCGACGCCCACGTGCTGGCGACCGTATTCGTGGGCGCGTTCGACGGGCTGAAGGGCGTCCTCGAGGCCACGGGGCGCGCCACTCCCGAAGAGCTGCGCCGTGCAGCAGGCGCTCTCGCCGAAGTCATTGAGGCGACCATCGAAGCTCACTGA
- a CDS encoding SDR family NAD(P)-dependent oxidoreductase yields MNYSDTLTSQLAVVTGASSGIGAEFARQLAARGVDLVLVARSKDKLEELASTLRTKHGVTVRPIALDLSLPDSSETLARTLDKQGVVVDILINNAGFASHGDLAEADPGHMASQVQLNVGTLVGNTTRLLPGMVERGRGTVINVASTAGFQAVPHMAVYSATKAFVLSFTRSLWGETRGTGVTVLGICPGATDTPFFDVAGDNASVGSRRTPQQVVATALAALGGRKATVVDGAGNALVSRVVSRLVPERPLIRIAERSVRPSA; encoded by the coding sequence ATGAACTACTCGGACACTCTCACCTCCCAGCTGGCCGTCGTCACCGGCGCTTCGTCAGGGATCGGCGCCGAGTTCGCCCGACAGCTGGCCGCCCGCGGTGTGGACCTGGTCCTCGTCGCCCGTTCGAAAGACAAGCTGGAGGAGCTCGCCTCGACCCTGCGGACCAAGCACGGCGTGACCGTCAGACCCATCGCCCTCGACCTCTCCCTGCCCGACTCCTCCGAGACCCTCGCGCGCACGCTCGACAAGCAGGGCGTCGTGGTGGACATCCTCATCAACAACGCCGGCTTCGCTTCCCACGGCGACCTCGCCGAGGCCGACCCCGGCCACATGGCGTCCCAGGTGCAGCTCAACGTCGGCACGCTCGTCGGCAACACCACCCGGCTCCTGCCCGGCATGGTCGAGCGCGGGCGCGGCACCGTCATCAACGTCGCCAGCACGGCCGGATTCCAGGCGGTGCCGCACATGGCGGTGTACTCCGCGACGAAGGCATTCGTCCTGTCCTTCACGCGTTCCCTCTGGGGCGAGACCCGCGGCACCGGTGTGACCGTCCTCGGGATCTGCCCGGGCGCCACCGACACCCCGTTCTTCGACGTGGCCGGTGACAACGCGTCGGTCGGCAGCCGGCGCACACCGCAGCAGGTCGTCGCCACAGCACTCGCGGCGCTCGGCGGACGCAAGGCGACCGTCGTCGACGGCGCCGGCAATGCCCTGGTGTCACGCGTCGTCAGCCGCCTGGTACCCGAGCGCCCCCTGATCCGCATCGCCGAACGCAGCGTACGCCCCAGCGCGTGA
- a CDS encoding IS6 family transposase: MEIIAHCVWLYFRFPLSFREVEELMLERGVIVSHETVRRWCTKFGQAYANGLGRRRVQPGDKWHLDEVFLRINGELKYLWRAVDADGNVLDILVQGRRDKAAARRFFHKLLKKTCSVPRVIVTDKLRSYGAAHREVMPSVEHRAHKGLNNRAENSHQPTRQHERAMKGFRSTGGAQRFLSAFSGISPHFRPRRHLMTATQYRTEMTTRFTIWDEITGATDQPIAA; this comes from the coding sequence GTGGAGATCATTGCGCACTGCGTGTGGCTGTACTTCCGTTTCCCGCTGTCGTTCCGCGAGGTCGAGGAGCTGATGCTCGAGCGCGGCGTGATCGTCTCCCACGAGACGGTCCGCCGCTGGTGTACGAAGTTCGGGCAGGCCTACGCCAACGGCCTGGGCCGCCGGCGTGTGCAGCCGGGTGACAAGTGGCACCTGGACGAGGTCTTCCTCAGGATCAACGGTGAGCTGAAGTACCTGTGGCGGGCCGTCGACGCCGATGGCAACGTGCTCGACATTTTGGTCCAGGGCCGAAGGGACAAGGCTGCGGCCAGGCGGTTCTTCCACAAACTGCTCAAGAAGACCTGCTCGGTGCCGAGGGTGATCGTCACCGACAAGCTCCGCTCCTACGGCGCGGCCCACCGCGAGGTCATGCCCTCCGTAGAACACCGCGCCCACAAGGGTCTGAACAACCGGGCCGAGAACAGCCATCAGCCGACGAGGCAGCACGAACGCGCGATGAAGGGCTTCCGCAGTACCGGCGGGGCCCAGCGGTTCCTGTCCGCGTTCAGCGGCATCTCACCGCACTTCCGACCACGCCGCCACCTGATGACCGCCACCCAATACCGCACCGAGATGACCACCCGCTTCACCATCTGGGACGAGATCACCGGCGCCACCGACCAGCCCATCGCAGCGTAA
- a CDS encoding IS110 family transposase, with protein sequence MTVTCGIDWASDHHDVALIDHEGTLLSRARINDDLEGLHQLLSLLTAHGDSANTLIPVAIETSRGLLVACLRATGRPVYAINPMAAARYRDRHTVTRKKSDHLDAMVLANILRTDKAAHRPLPDDSELARAIAVLARAQQDAVWDRTQAGNKLRSHLRECFPGFLATFQHNREGISSNVARVLLAAAPTPEQAARLTRVQLRSLLKRAGRQRGIEAEAERLRDALRIPQMRQPPQVEQAMGRQAIALLRQLDAACTSVDDLAEATVESFDTHPDAEVITSFPGLGALTGARVLAEIGDDRSRFTDARGLKAFAGAAPVTRASGRSLAVMARRVKNQRLASVGYVWAFASLTASPGARAHYDRRRADGDRHTAAQRNLFNRMLGCLHHCLTKRTRYDELAAFPAPSTPQLTIAA encoded by the coding sequence ATGACCGTCACCTGCGGAATCGACTGGGCCAGCGACCACCACGATGTCGCTCTGATCGACCACGAGGGCACCTTGTTATCCAGGGCCCGAATCAACGACGACCTCGAGGGCCTGCACCAGCTCCTCAGTCTCCTCACCGCTCACGGCGACAGCGCGAACACCCTGATTCCTGTCGCGATCGAGACCTCCCGCGGCCTCCTTGTGGCCTGCCTGCGAGCCACCGGCCGGCCCGTCTACGCGATCAACCCGATGGCCGCCGCACGCTACCGCGACCGGCATACGGTCACCCGCAAGAAGTCCGACCACCTCGACGCCATGGTGCTCGCGAACATCTTGCGCACGGACAAGGCCGCCCACCGGCCGCTGCCCGACGACAGCGAACTCGCCCGCGCTATAGCCGTCCTGGCCCGCGCTCAGCAGGACGCGGTCTGGGACCGCACCCAAGCGGGCAACAAACTCCGCTCCCACCTGCGCGAATGCTTCCCCGGCTTCCTCGCGACCTTCCAGCACAACCGCGAAGGAATCAGCAGCAACGTCGCCCGCGTCCTCCTGGCCGCGGCCCCCACACCCGAACAGGCGGCCAGGCTCACCCGCGTCCAGCTGCGCTCGCTCCTGAAAAGGGCCGGCCGCCAACGCGGCATCGAGGCGGAAGCCGAACGGCTCCGAGACGCACTGCGCATCCCGCAGATGCGCCAGCCTCCGCAGGTCGAGCAGGCCATGGGCCGCCAGGCCATCGCCCTGCTCAGACAACTTGATGCCGCCTGCACCAGTGTCGACGACCTCGCCGAAGCGACGGTGGAGTCTTTTGACACGCACCCGGACGCCGAGGTCATCACCAGCTTTCCAGGGCTCGGGGCTCTCACCGGCGCCCGGGTGCTCGCCGAGATCGGTGACGACCGATCCCGCTTCACCGACGCTAGAGGGCTCAAGGCCTTCGCCGGAGCCGCACCGGTCACCCGGGCGTCCGGCAGGAGCCTCGCGGTCATGGCCCGACGGGTCAAGAACCAGCGTCTGGCCTCGGTCGGCTATGTCTGGGCCTTCGCCAGCCTGACCGCTTCACCCGGAGCCCGGGCCCACTACGACCGGCGGCGAGCCGATGGAGACCGTCACACCGCCGCTCAGCGCAACCTCTTCAACCGCATGCTCGGCTGCCTCCACCACTGCCTTACCAAGCGAACCCGCTATGACGAGCTCGCCGCGTTCCCCGCACCGTCAACCCCACAACTCACCATCGCCGCTTGA